One window of Cydia pomonella isolate Wapato2018A chromosome 5, ilCydPomo1, whole genome shotgun sequence genomic DNA carries:
- the LOC133517786 gene encoding homeotic protein spalt-major isoform X2, producing MPRVKPACVRRVSIGESSGSCSEEEINNVLPEEARDRTEAHMCPRCQEQFDNLHEFLHHKRVCDEKALQMGEERMHSDPEEMVVSGDEEMDEPNKRLEQVRRHRQDAENNNSLEEGEAEVPEADVPPVGLPFPAAGHVTLEALQNTKVAVAQFAATAMANNADNEAALHELAVLQSTLFTLQHQQVFQLQLIRQLQNQLSLTQRRDDDGSPSPNDTEPIVPAPAARSPSPPRPPREPSPPVPMPPTSQSLPSTHSHLIPKTEQISIPKIPTSTPPMMSHPPYSSISSSLASSIITNNDPPPSLNEPNTLEMLQKRAQEVLDNASQGLLANNLADELAFRKSGKMSPYDGKSGGRNEPFFKHRCRYCGKVFGSDSALQIHIRSHTGERPFKCNVCGSRFTTKGNLKVHFQRHTAKFPHVKMNPNPIPEHLDKYHPPLLAQLSPGPIPGMPPHPLQFPPGAPAPFPPGLPLYRPPHHDLLPPRPLGDKPLPPHPLFAMREEQDAPADLSKPSAPSPSRSAPEMFKSEPQDEESQRDSSFEESERVSPKREPEENDATQEAEHDRYPSTSPYDDCSMDSKYSNEDQIGRESPHVKPDPDQPENLSSSESGRSARASPPSPTLSSLSTPPRLPLHSPLPSPPAPLAALGALGGSPFSPLGLAFPPAVRGNTTCNICYKTFACNSALEIHYRSHTKERPFKCTVCDRGFSTKSSGGGCRCGRRPRAPRPPHATALDLWNAFVYPGNMKQHMLTHKIRDMPPSFEKGMSGPPGPPSEERDASPERRSSPDKLELKRSPPAHPPMSHASPIDLPPMPKRPSVASGPTHPPPPASSKHLCGVCRKNFSSSSALQIHMRTHTGDKPFRCAVCQKAFTTKGNLKVHMGTHMWSGGASRRGRRMSLELPPRPLHEPHDLLRRPDLFYPYLPAPFLNGMQQKLNEISVIQQSAGQNGVAGKFPGLLGFGAFGVRPGAASPLERPPSLEGDERQAAMRELAERGRELAERSRMRDEEQYRSPPAHGSLPPPAQASPPAPHHPHPHPHPHPLASLPPPARTEGLTV from the exons ATGCCGCGCGTGAAGCCAGCCTGCGTCCGTCGCGTCTCCATCG GTGAAAGTTCCGGTTCGTGTTCGGAAGAAGAAATTAACAATGTCTTACCAGAAGAAGCGAGAGATAGAACAGAGGCGCACATGTGCCCGCGCTGCCAGGAGCAGTTCGATAATCTGCACGAGTTCCTGCACCACAAAAGAGTGTGCGATGAGAAGGCGCTACAGATGGGCGAGGAACGAATGCACTCCGACCCTGAGGAGATGGTCGTATCAGGGGACGAAGAAATGGATGAACCTAACAAAAGATTAGAACAAGTGCGAAGGCATCGACAAGATGCAGAAAATAATAACAGCCTCGAAGAAGGAGAAGCAGAAGTGCCTGAGGCCGACGTGCCGCCGGTAGGACTACCTTTCCCGGCTGCCGGACACGTGACGCTCGAAGCGCTACAAAACACGAAAGTTGCTGTAGCGCAATTTGCCGCCACAGCGATGGCGAACAATGCCGACAATGAAGCGGCGCTACACGAACTTGCCGTCCTACAAAGTACACTTTTTACGCTACAACATCAACAAGTTTTTCAACTGCAGTTGATACGTCAACTACAAAACCAACTGTCGCTAACACAACGGAGAGATGATGATGGAAGTCCGTCACCGAATGACACTGAACCGATCGTGCCTGCGCCTGCCGCTCGATCACCGTCGCCGCCTCGTCCGCCACGGGAGCCATCACCTCCTGTACCCATGCCTCCTACTAGCCAAAGTTTACCGTCTACGCACTCGCATCTTATTCCTAAGACAGAGCAAATCTCCATTCCAAAAATCCCAACCTCTACGCCACCTATGATGTCCCACCCACCCTACAGTTCCATATCGTCCTCTTTAGCATCTTCGATCATAACGAATAATGATCCACCACCATCCCTCAACGAACCAAATACGCTTGAAATGCTACAAAAACGCGCCCAAGAAGTACTCGACAACGCATCACAAGGTCTATTAGCGAATAACCTAGCAGACGAATTAGCATTTCGTAAATCTGGAAAGATGTCGCCCTACGACGGAAAAAGTGGAGGGCGAAATGAGCCATTCTTCAAACATCGCTGCCGATACTGCGGGAAAGTCTTTGGAAGCGATTCAGCGCTACAAATCCACATCCGGTCGCATACAGGTGAACGACCTTTTAAATGTAACGTATGTGGATCGCGATTCACAACTAAAGGGAATCTTAAAGTCCATTTCCAAAGACATACTGCGAAGTTTCCACATGTCAAGATGAACCCTAACCCGATACCAGAGCATTTGGACAAATATCACCCTCCGTTATTAGCGCAACTGTCGCCGGGACCCATCCCGGGTATGCCGCCCCATCCACTTCAGTTCCCTCCAGGCGCACCTGCACCTTTCCCGCCAGGCTTGCCGTTATACAGACCACCGCACCACGATCTACTGCCACCGCGTCCACTGGGAGACAAACCTCTACCGCCTCATCCACTATTCGCAATGCGTGAAGAACAAGATGCTCCGGCTGATCTCAGTAAACCATCTGCGCCGAGCCCTTCCCGATCTGCACCCGAAATGTTCAAATCGGAGCCCCAGGATGAGGAGAGCCAACGGGATTCTAGTTTTGAAGAATCAGAACGCGTATCACCCAAGCGAGAACCTGAAGAGAACGATGCAACTCAGGAGGCTGAACATGACCGATATCCCTCAACGTCGCCTTACGATGACTGCAGCATGGACTCAAAATACAGCAATGAAGACCAAATCGGCAGAGAAAGTCCGCATGTGAAGCCCGATCCAGATCAACCGGAAAACTTATCAA GTTCGGAGAGCGGGCGGAGCGCGCGGGCATCGCCGCCGTCACCGACGCTGTCCAGCCTGTCCACGCCGCCGCGGCTGCCGCTGCACTCGCCGCTGCCTTCGCCGCCGGCCCCCCTCGCGGCGCTTGGTGCTCTCGGAGGATCGCCCTTCAGCCCGCTCGGACTCGCTTTTCCTCCCGCAG TGCGCGGCAACACAACGTGTAACATCTGCTACAAGACTTTCGCCTGCAACTCTGCCCTGGAGATACATTATCGAAGTCACACCAAAGAGCGCCCTTTTAAATGCACTGTTTGCGATCGCGGCTTTTCCACAAAG AGCAGTGGCGGCGGTTGTCGGTGTGGTAGGCGCCCGCGCGCCCCTCGCCCGCCGCACGCCACTGCTTTGGATCTCTGGAACGCCTTCGTTTATCCG GGCAACATGAAGCAGCACATGCTAACGCACAAGATCCGAGACATGCCGCCGTCGTTCGAGAAAGGCATGTCGGGGCCGCCGGGTCCGCCGAGCGAGGAGCGCGACGCGAGCCCGGAGCGCCGGTCTTCGCCCGACAAGCTGGAGCTGAAACGGTCTCCCCCGGCGCATCCGCCAATGTCGCACGCCTCGCCTATCGACTTGCCGCCGATGCCCAAACGGCCTAGCG TGGCAAGCGGGCCGACGCACCCTCCGCCGCCGGCGTCCTCCAAGCACTTGTGCGGCGTGTGCCGCAAAAACTTCTCGTCGTCGTCGGCGCTGCAGATTCACATGCGAACGCATACCGGCGACAAGCCTTTCCGATGCGCCGTCTGCCAGAAGGCCTTTACCACCAAAGGGAATCTTAAG GTGCACATGGGCACGCACATGTGGAGCGGCGGCGCgtcgcggcgcgggcgccgcaTGTCGCTGGAGCTGCCGCCGCGCCCGCTGCACGAGCCGCACGACCTGCTGCGGCGGCCCGACCTCTTCTACCCCTACCTGCCCGCGCCCTTCCTTAACGGCATGCAGCAAAAG CTGAACGAAATATCTGTGATCCAACAAAGCGCGGGTCAGAACGGTGTCGCTGGAAAATTCCCTGGCCTTCTCGGCTTCGGTGCGTTCGGCGTGAGGCCAGGCGCGGCATCGCCTCTAGAGCGGCCGCCTTCGTTGGAAGGCGACGAGCGCCAGGCGGCCATGCGAGAACTAGCTGAGCGCGGGCGGGAACTGGCGGAGCGCAGCCGCATGCGCGACGAGGAGCAGTACCGCTCGCCGCCCGCGCACGGCTCCCTGCCTCCCCCCGCGCAGGcgtcgccgcccgcgccgcaccACCCGCACCCGCACCCGCATCCGCACCCGCTCGCCTCGCTCCCTCCGCCCGCCCGCACTGAAGGACTCACGGTCTAA
- the LOC133517786 gene encoding homeotic protein spalt-major isoform X3 produces the protein MIQLATIKFGIHQKVSTKIRPQRGESSGSCSEEEINNVLPEEARDRTEAHMCPRCQEQFDNLHEFLHHKRVCDEKALQMGEERMHSDPEEMVVSGDEEMDEPNKRLEQVRRHRQDAENNNSLEEGEAEVPEADVPPVGLPFPAAGHVTLEALQNTKVAVAQFAATAMANNADNEAALHELAVLQSTLFTLQHQQVFQLQLIRQLQNQLSLTQRRDDDGSPSPNDTEPIVPAPAARSPSPPRPPREPSPPVPMPPTSQSLPSTHSHLIPKTEQISIPKIPTSTPPMMSHPPYSSISSSLASSIITNNDPPPSLNEPNTLEMLQKRAQEVLDNASQGLLANNLADELAFRKSGKMSPYDGKSGGRNEPFFKHRCRYCGKVFGSDSALQIHIRSHTGERPFKCNVCGSRFTTKGNLKVHFQRHTAKFPHVKMNPNPIPEHLDKYHPPLLAQLSPGPIPGMPPHPLQFPPGAPAPFPPGLPLYRPPHHDLLPPRPLGDKPLPPHPLFAMREEQDAPADLSKPSAPSPSRSAPEMFKSEPQDEESQRDSSFEESERVSPKREPEENDATQEAEHDRYPSTSPYDDCSMDSKYSNEDQIGRESPHVKPDPDQPENLSMRGNTTCNICYKTFACNSALEIHYRSHTKERPFKCTVCDRGFSTKSSGGGCRCGRRPRAPRPPHATALDLWNAFVYPGNMKQHMLTHKIRDMPPSFEKGMSGPPGPPSEERDASPERRSSPDKLELKRSPPAHPPMSHASPIDLPPMPKRPSVASGPTHPPPPASSKHLCGVCRKNFSSSSALQIHMRTHTGDKPFRCAVCQKAFTTKGNLKVHMGTHMWSGGASRRGRRMSLELPPRPLHEPHDLLRRPDLFYPYLPAPFLNGMQQKLNEISVIQQSAGQNGVAGKFPGLLGFGAFGVRPGAASPLERPPSLEGDERQAAMRELAERGRELAERSRMRDEEQYRSPPAHGSLPPPAQASPPAPHHPHPHPHPHPLASLPPPARTEGLTV, from the exons ATGATTCAGTTAGCGACGATAAAATTCGGCATCCACCAGAAAGTGAGCACTAAAATTCGCCCTCAACGTG GTGAAAGTTCCGGTTCGTGTTCGGAAGAAGAAATTAACAATGTCTTACCAGAAGAAGCGAGAGATAGAACAGAGGCGCACATGTGCCCGCGCTGCCAGGAGCAGTTCGATAATCTGCACGAGTTCCTGCACCACAAAAGAGTGTGCGATGAGAAGGCGCTACAGATGGGCGAGGAACGAATGCACTCCGACCCTGAGGAGATGGTCGTATCAGGGGACGAAGAAATGGATGAACCTAACAAAAGATTAGAACAAGTGCGAAGGCATCGACAAGATGCAGAAAATAATAACAGCCTCGAAGAAGGAGAAGCAGAAGTGCCTGAGGCCGACGTGCCGCCGGTAGGACTACCTTTCCCGGCTGCCGGACACGTGACGCTCGAAGCGCTACAAAACACGAAAGTTGCTGTAGCGCAATTTGCCGCCACAGCGATGGCGAACAATGCCGACAATGAAGCGGCGCTACACGAACTTGCCGTCCTACAAAGTACACTTTTTACGCTACAACATCAACAAGTTTTTCAACTGCAGTTGATACGTCAACTACAAAACCAACTGTCGCTAACACAACGGAGAGATGATGATGGAAGTCCGTCACCGAATGACACTGAACCGATCGTGCCTGCGCCTGCCGCTCGATCACCGTCGCCGCCTCGTCCGCCACGGGAGCCATCACCTCCTGTACCCATGCCTCCTACTAGCCAAAGTTTACCGTCTACGCACTCGCATCTTATTCCTAAGACAGAGCAAATCTCCATTCCAAAAATCCCAACCTCTACGCCACCTATGATGTCCCACCCACCCTACAGTTCCATATCGTCCTCTTTAGCATCTTCGATCATAACGAATAATGATCCACCACCATCCCTCAACGAACCAAATACGCTTGAAATGCTACAAAAACGCGCCCAAGAAGTACTCGACAACGCATCACAAGGTCTATTAGCGAATAACCTAGCAGACGAATTAGCATTTCGTAAATCTGGAAAGATGTCGCCCTACGACGGAAAAAGTGGAGGGCGAAATGAGCCATTCTTCAAACATCGCTGCCGATACTGCGGGAAAGTCTTTGGAAGCGATTCAGCGCTACAAATCCACATCCGGTCGCATACAGGTGAACGACCTTTTAAATGTAACGTATGTGGATCGCGATTCACAACTAAAGGGAATCTTAAAGTCCATTTCCAAAGACATACTGCGAAGTTTCCACATGTCAAGATGAACCCTAACCCGATACCAGAGCATTTGGACAAATATCACCCTCCGTTATTAGCGCAACTGTCGCCGGGACCCATCCCGGGTATGCCGCCCCATCCACTTCAGTTCCCTCCAGGCGCACCTGCACCTTTCCCGCCAGGCTTGCCGTTATACAGACCACCGCACCACGATCTACTGCCACCGCGTCCACTGGGAGACAAACCTCTACCGCCTCATCCACTATTCGCAATGCGTGAAGAACAAGATGCTCCGGCTGATCTCAGTAAACCATCTGCGCCGAGCCCTTCCCGATCTGCACCCGAAATGTTCAAATCGGAGCCCCAGGATGAGGAGAGCCAACGGGATTCTAGTTTTGAAGAATCAGAACGCGTATCACCCAAGCGAGAACCTGAAGAGAACGATGCAACTCAGGAGGCTGAACATGACCGATATCCCTCAACGTCGCCTTACGATGACTGCAGCATGGACTCAAAATACAGCAATGAAGACCAAATCGGCAGAGAAAGTCCGCATGTGAAGCCCGATCCAGATCAACCGGAAAACTTATCAA TGCGCGGCAACACAACGTGTAACATCTGCTACAAGACTTTCGCCTGCAACTCTGCCCTGGAGATACATTATCGAAGTCACACCAAAGAGCGCCCTTTTAAATGCACTGTTTGCGATCGCGGCTTTTCCACAAAG AGCAGTGGCGGCGGTTGTCGGTGTGGTAGGCGCCCGCGCGCCCCTCGCCCGCCGCACGCCACTGCTTTGGATCTCTGGAACGCCTTCGTTTATCCG GGCAACATGAAGCAGCACATGCTAACGCACAAGATCCGAGACATGCCGCCGTCGTTCGAGAAAGGCATGTCGGGGCCGCCGGGTCCGCCGAGCGAGGAGCGCGACGCGAGCCCGGAGCGCCGGTCTTCGCCCGACAAGCTGGAGCTGAAACGGTCTCCCCCGGCGCATCCGCCAATGTCGCACGCCTCGCCTATCGACTTGCCGCCGATGCCCAAACGGCCTAGCG TGGCAAGCGGGCCGACGCACCCTCCGCCGCCGGCGTCCTCCAAGCACTTGTGCGGCGTGTGCCGCAAAAACTTCTCGTCGTCGTCGGCGCTGCAGATTCACATGCGAACGCATACCGGCGACAAGCCTTTCCGATGCGCCGTCTGCCAGAAGGCCTTTACCACCAAAGGGAATCTTAAG GTGCACATGGGCACGCACATGTGGAGCGGCGGCGCgtcgcggcgcgggcgccgcaTGTCGCTGGAGCTGCCGCCGCGCCCGCTGCACGAGCCGCACGACCTGCTGCGGCGGCCCGACCTCTTCTACCCCTACCTGCCCGCGCCCTTCCTTAACGGCATGCAGCAAAAG CTGAACGAAATATCTGTGATCCAACAAAGCGCGGGTCAGAACGGTGTCGCTGGAAAATTCCCTGGCCTTCTCGGCTTCGGTGCGTTCGGCGTGAGGCCAGGCGCGGCATCGCCTCTAGAGCGGCCGCCTTCGTTGGAAGGCGACGAGCGCCAGGCGGCCATGCGAGAACTAGCTGAGCGCGGGCGGGAACTGGCGGAGCGCAGCCGCATGCGCGACGAGGAGCAGTACCGCTCGCCGCCCGCGCACGGCTCCCTGCCTCCCCCCGCGCAGGcgtcgccgcccgcgccgcaccACCCGCACCCGCACCCGCATCCGCACCCGCTCGCCTCGCTCCCTCCGCCCGCCCGCACTGAAGGACTCACGGTCTAA
- the LOC133517786 gene encoding homeotic protein spalt-major isoform X1 yields the protein MIQLATIKFGIHQKVSTKIRPQRGESSGSCSEEEINNVLPEEARDRTEAHMCPRCQEQFDNLHEFLHHKRVCDEKALQMGEERMHSDPEEMVVSGDEEMDEPNKRLEQVRRHRQDAENNNSLEEGEAEVPEADVPPVGLPFPAAGHVTLEALQNTKVAVAQFAATAMANNADNEAALHELAVLQSTLFTLQHQQVFQLQLIRQLQNQLSLTQRRDDDGSPSPNDTEPIVPAPAARSPSPPRPPREPSPPVPMPPTSQSLPSTHSHLIPKTEQISIPKIPTSTPPMMSHPPYSSISSSLASSIITNNDPPPSLNEPNTLEMLQKRAQEVLDNASQGLLANNLADELAFRKSGKMSPYDGKSGGRNEPFFKHRCRYCGKVFGSDSALQIHIRSHTGERPFKCNVCGSRFTTKGNLKVHFQRHTAKFPHVKMNPNPIPEHLDKYHPPLLAQLSPGPIPGMPPHPLQFPPGAPAPFPPGLPLYRPPHHDLLPPRPLGDKPLPPHPLFAMREEQDAPADLSKPSAPSPSRSAPEMFKSEPQDEESQRDSSFEESERVSPKREPEENDATQEAEHDRYPSTSPYDDCSMDSKYSNEDQIGRESPHVKPDPDQPENLSSSESGRSARASPPSPTLSSLSTPPRLPLHSPLPSPPAPLAALGALGGSPFSPLGLAFPPAVRGNTTCNICYKTFACNSALEIHYRSHTKERPFKCTVCDRGFSTKSSGGGCRCGRRPRAPRPPHATALDLWNAFVYPGNMKQHMLTHKIRDMPPSFEKGMSGPPGPPSEERDASPERRSSPDKLELKRSPPAHPPMSHASPIDLPPMPKRPSVASGPTHPPPPASSKHLCGVCRKNFSSSSALQIHMRTHTGDKPFRCAVCQKAFTTKGNLKVHMGTHMWSGGASRRGRRMSLELPPRPLHEPHDLLRRPDLFYPYLPAPFLNGMQQKLNEISVIQQSAGQNGVAGKFPGLLGFGAFGVRPGAASPLERPPSLEGDERQAAMRELAERGRELAERSRMRDEEQYRSPPAHGSLPPPAQASPPAPHHPHPHPHPHPLASLPPPARTEGLTV from the exons ATGATTCAGTTAGCGACGATAAAATTCGGCATCCACCAGAAAGTGAGCACTAAAATTCGCCCTCAACGTG GTGAAAGTTCCGGTTCGTGTTCGGAAGAAGAAATTAACAATGTCTTACCAGAAGAAGCGAGAGATAGAACAGAGGCGCACATGTGCCCGCGCTGCCAGGAGCAGTTCGATAATCTGCACGAGTTCCTGCACCACAAAAGAGTGTGCGATGAGAAGGCGCTACAGATGGGCGAGGAACGAATGCACTCCGACCCTGAGGAGATGGTCGTATCAGGGGACGAAGAAATGGATGAACCTAACAAAAGATTAGAACAAGTGCGAAGGCATCGACAAGATGCAGAAAATAATAACAGCCTCGAAGAAGGAGAAGCAGAAGTGCCTGAGGCCGACGTGCCGCCGGTAGGACTACCTTTCCCGGCTGCCGGACACGTGACGCTCGAAGCGCTACAAAACACGAAAGTTGCTGTAGCGCAATTTGCCGCCACAGCGATGGCGAACAATGCCGACAATGAAGCGGCGCTACACGAACTTGCCGTCCTACAAAGTACACTTTTTACGCTACAACATCAACAAGTTTTTCAACTGCAGTTGATACGTCAACTACAAAACCAACTGTCGCTAACACAACGGAGAGATGATGATGGAAGTCCGTCACCGAATGACACTGAACCGATCGTGCCTGCGCCTGCCGCTCGATCACCGTCGCCGCCTCGTCCGCCACGGGAGCCATCACCTCCTGTACCCATGCCTCCTACTAGCCAAAGTTTACCGTCTACGCACTCGCATCTTATTCCTAAGACAGAGCAAATCTCCATTCCAAAAATCCCAACCTCTACGCCACCTATGATGTCCCACCCACCCTACAGTTCCATATCGTCCTCTTTAGCATCTTCGATCATAACGAATAATGATCCACCACCATCCCTCAACGAACCAAATACGCTTGAAATGCTACAAAAACGCGCCCAAGAAGTACTCGACAACGCATCACAAGGTCTATTAGCGAATAACCTAGCAGACGAATTAGCATTTCGTAAATCTGGAAAGATGTCGCCCTACGACGGAAAAAGTGGAGGGCGAAATGAGCCATTCTTCAAACATCGCTGCCGATACTGCGGGAAAGTCTTTGGAAGCGATTCAGCGCTACAAATCCACATCCGGTCGCATACAGGTGAACGACCTTTTAAATGTAACGTATGTGGATCGCGATTCACAACTAAAGGGAATCTTAAAGTCCATTTCCAAAGACATACTGCGAAGTTTCCACATGTCAAGATGAACCCTAACCCGATACCAGAGCATTTGGACAAATATCACCCTCCGTTATTAGCGCAACTGTCGCCGGGACCCATCCCGGGTATGCCGCCCCATCCACTTCAGTTCCCTCCAGGCGCACCTGCACCTTTCCCGCCAGGCTTGCCGTTATACAGACCACCGCACCACGATCTACTGCCACCGCGTCCACTGGGAGACAAACCTCTACCGCCTCATCCACTATTCGCAATGCGTGAAGAACAAGATGCTCCGGCTGATCTCAGTAAACCATCTGCGCCGAGCCCTTCCCGATCTGCACCCGAAATGTTCAAATCGGAGCCCCAGGATGAGGAGAGCCAACGGGATTCTAGTTTTGAAGAATCAGAACGCGTATCACCCAAGCGAGAACCTGAAGAGAACGATGCAACTCAGGAGGCTGAACATGACCGATATCCCTCAACGTCGCCTTACGATGACTGCAGCATGGACTCAAAATACAGCAATGAAGACCAAATCGGCAGAGAAAGTCCGCATGTGAAGCCCGATCCAGATCAACCGGAAAACTTATCAA GTTCGGAGAGCGGGCGGAGCGCGCGGGCATCGCCGCCGTCACCGACGCTGTCCAGCCTGTCCACGCCGCCGCGGCTGCCGCTGCACTCGCCGCTGCCTTCGCCGCCGGCCCCCCTCGCGGCGCTTGGTGCTCTCGGAGGATCGCCCTTCAGCCCGCTCGGACTCGCTTTTCCTCCCGCAG TGCGCGGCAACACAACGTGTAACATCTGCTACAAGACTTTCGCCTGCAACTCTGCCCTGGAGATACATTATCGAAGTCACACCAAAGAGCGCCCTTTTAAATGCACTGTTTGCGATCGCGGCTTTTCCACAAAG AGCAGTGGCGGCGGTTGTCGGTGTGGTAGGCGCCCGCGCGCCCCTCGCCCGCCGCACGCCACTGCTTTGGATCTCTGGAACGCCTTCGTTTATCCG GGCAACATGAAGCAGCACATGCTAACGCACAAGATCCGAGACATGCCGCCGTCGTTCGAGAAAGGCATGTCGGGGCCGCCGGGTCCGCCGAGCGAGGAGCGCGACGCGAGCCCGGAGCGCCGGTCTTCGCCCGACAAGCTGGAGCTGAAACGGTCTCCCCCGGCGCATCCGCCAATGTCGCACGCCTCGCCTATCGACTTGCCGCCGATGCCCAAACGGCCTAGCG TGGCAAGCGGGCCGACGCACCCTCCGCCGCCGGCGTCCTCCAAGCACTTGTGCGGCGTGTGCCGCAAAAACTTCTCGTCGTCGTCGGCGCTGCAGATTCACATGCGAACGCATACCGGCGACAAGCCTTTCCGATGCGCCGTCTGCCAGAAGGCCTTTACCACCAAAGGGAATCTTAAG GTGCACATGGGCACGCACATGTGGAGCGGCGGCGCgtcgcggcgcgggcgccgcaTGTCGCTGGAGCTGCCGCCGCGCCCGCTGCACGAGCCGCACGACCTGCTGCGGCGGCCCGACCTCTTCTACCCCTACCTGCCCGCGCCCTTCCTTAACGGCATGCAGCAAAAG CTGAACGAAATATCTGTGATCCAACAAAGCGCGGGTCAGAACGGTGTCGCTGGAAAATTCCCTGGCCTTCTCGGCTTCGGTGCGTTCGGCGTGAGGCCAGGCGCGGCATCGCCTCTAGAGCGGCCGCCTTCGTTGGAAGGCGACGAGCGCCAGGCGGCCATGCGAGAACTAGCTGAGCGCGGGCGGGAACTGGCGGAGCGCAGCCGCATGCGCGACGAGGAGCAGTACCGCTCGCCGCCCGCGCACGGCTCCCTGCCTCCCCCCGCGCAGGcgtcgccgcccgcgccgcaccACCCGCACCCGCACCCGCATCCGCACCCGCTCGCCTCGCTCCCTCCGCCCGCCCGCACTGAAGGACTCACGGTCTAA
- the LOC133517789 gene encoding 26S proteasome non-ATPase regulatory subunit 6: MELSAEGKTPEYMALAGIKFKLTLPDLKNDAQLREQLFQGIKAGNMAPYYKEVCAELGWPFDQKLYDAMAKENQERLSKFEEDDSETPVWQDRLDYMCSIGDKEGATALATSKYEDSTLTTNRRLDAIFALFRIAYFHGCNVKDMGKAINKAHELVDKGGDWRSRNKLKAYEAIYCLAVRDYSKAADLFIDCVSTFESYELVDFGTIIQYCVLACALALERHALQAALRRQGAAVQALRSRFPELRELVESLHECRYADFMKSLAWVETQICVDPVFRPHYQHYVREARIKAYVQLLRAYRSLSLDNIAATFGVTREFVEEEISNFTAAGRLQCRIDAVAGCVVTGAGRGADADRSQLYQATIREGDLLLNRVKKLASVINF, translated from the exons ATGGAGCTATCAGCTGAGGGTAAAACTCCAGAATACATGGCCCTAGCTGGCATTAAGTTCAAGCTGACTTTGCCTGACTTAAAAAATGATGCACAGCTACGGGAGCAACTATTTCAAGGAATAAAGGCTGGAAATATGGCTCCCTATTACAAGGAGGTTTGTGCTGAGTTAGGCTGGCCATTTGATCAGAAGTTATATGATGCTATGGCTAAAGAGAATCAAGAACGATTATCTAAATTTGAGGAGGATGATTCCGAGACGCCAGTTTGGCAGGACAG ATTAGACTACATGTGTTCTATTGGCGACAAAGAGGGAGCAACGGCTTTGGCTACTTCTAAATATGAAGATTCCACATTAACCACCAACAGAAGACTTGATGCTATATTTGCGTTATTCAGAATTGCCTATTTCCATGGCTGCAATGTGAAGGATATGGGAAAAGCTATTAATAAG GCCCATGAGCTGGTTGACAAAGGTGGAGATTGGCGTTCAAGGAACAAGCTGAAAGCCTATGAAGCTATCTACTGCCTGGCTGTCAGAGACTACAGCAAAGCTGCAGACCTCTTCATTGACTGTGTCTCCACTTTTGAGTCTTATGAATTAGTTGATTTTG GCACAATAATCCAATATTGCGTGCTAGCGTGCGCTCTAGCGCTGGAACGGCACGCGCTGCAAGCGGCGCTGCGGCGGCAGGGCGCTGCCGTGCAGGCGCTGCGCTCGCGCTTCCCCGAGCTGCGGGAGCTCGTCGAGTCGCTGCACGAGTGCCGATACGCGGACTTCATGAAGAGCTTGGCCTGG GTGGAGACCCAAATCTGCGTGGACCCGGTGTTCCGCCCCCACTACCAGCACTACGTGCGCGAGGCCCGCATCAAGGCATACGTGCAGCTGCTACGCGCTTACCGCTCGCTGAGTCTCGACAACATCGCAGCCACCTTTGGCGTAACCCGCGAGTTTGTTGAGGAGGAAATCTCCAA CTTCACGGCGGCGGGGCGGCTGCAGTGCCGCATCGACGCGGTGGCGGGCTGCGTGGTgacgggcgcggggcgcggcgccGACGCGGACCGCTCGCAGCTGTACCAGGCCACCATCCGCGAGGGCGACCTGCTGCTCAACCGCGTCAAGAAGCTCGCCAGCGTCATCAACTTCTAG